DNA from Coffea arabica cultivar ET-39 chromosome 10c, Coffea Arabica ET-39 HiFi, whole genome shotgun sequence:
CTTTATAAAAAAATCATGGGCCATTTGCATAGTTATgaactttatatatatacatataagaaAAAATATACGGGGTTTATATAATAGTTAAGTATATAATAGTAACTATATACGGGGTTTATGTACTTTAAATAATAGTTTTGTATATGGggtttgccaaaaaaaatatgaaaaaatgtaaaaaaaatgcCAAATTTGGATGGATATTTACACCCCTTATTTACCTTAATAGTACTCAAATAAAGAGCAAATAATCTAAGTTCAATGCACATTGCATCTCAATTAATGTGTTTCAAATtcaattgaagaaaagaaagttaaaTTGACATGATAAACAACAAATGTAAAAACAATTTAGCTTTAGTTGAAATTATGTTCAACTTAGCCATATCCAAGCAAGCAACAAAAACTGTTCAGATAATTTTTTCAATGTTAAATAATCagcacaataaaaaataaataactttttttttaagaaaaacattAATTCAAAGGTGgctaaatcatatatatatatatatatgtatataaactctcataatataaactaaaattataaaaaattaggaGAGCCAACTTTATTTTATACATATATTCACACATTatcaattaaaattttcaaaacgtAGGCAACCCCTTGACTACGCCATTAATAATACGTGTATACAGACTAGTTCAAAATGCTTGCGAGAAGACTAGTTGATTACCTGTCAGAGTCAACTGAATAATACAACAACTAGTTCAAACACTTTTCCAGTGGTCTACATCTTTAGTTTCCAGTTGAAACACATGCTGTTCTTATTAGAGAACCCGAGATCATCTGAATTTGATGATTTAAGACTATTGATAACCTGATTTTCACTAGGAGAGTGTGATACTAGTCATGATCGAAATAGATTATAGATGGCTAGGAGTTATGACAACTGGGAAAGGCTGGTGACAGCCACCCTGAGAAGAGAAGATCTCCGCCTCACCGCTCAGAGGACCCCAAGTGACCTTTCCTTGGCGTCATTATCACCATTTTCCTCCTTCAATCTAGCTTCTTCCTCTCGACAAGTTTCATCTTTCAACTTATCCAGGTTATTGGTGGGGGAATCATTTTCATACAATCAAATTCTCCAAGTGACAGATTACTTGAGTGCATCCAACCTCATCAAGCATGGCAACTCTGGGGATCTCTTTTATGGAGTTTTAAAAAGACGGATTGGAGTTTTAAAAAGAGGGACTCAAGTTATAGTCAAGAAAATTGATCTTTCATCGGTCACCAAAGAATCCCGTTTCATAGCAGAACTGCAAGTTCTTGGGGAGGTTTCTCATCATCATAGATTTATCCCTCTGATTGGTCATTGCTTGGAGAACGAAAAGAAGTTTCTGGTTTACAAGAATATGGCTATCAAGGATCTGTCAACTTCTTTGCCTCGGAAAATCGATTCAGGTAATCTTAGACAATTACCATTGATGGACTGGATAACCAGGTTGAAGATGGCAACTGAAGTTGCTGAGGGTTTATGCTATCTGCATCAATGTGTCCCTCCCCTTGTTCACAGGTAGCTGAGATGTTCCTCACTTTGTTCCTAGAAAACTTTTGTTATTTGCATGTTTATTTTGGCTTTTGGGACATAAGCTGCAGCTTATCTTTCCTATTGTTCTAGCAACATTCAAGCAAGTAGCATACATCTTGATGACAAGTTTGAAGTGAGGTTAAGCCTTTTTGAGGTCTTTGCTGAAGAAAACAACATGCGTCAGAATGGTATTTCCAGGTCAGTGAAGTAGTCGAAACTTTAAAGGGTAAATTACATACAACCCCCTGTAGTTTTATCTATTACCACATGACCTCCATAAGGTTTCTAAATGTCCACTTCACCCTTATAGTTTTAtgtgaagtgaaaatttgacGAAAAATAGCTATGTAATGTCATTAGTTGAAATACTAATAGTGtctttacttaaatattaaattaagcAATAGTTTAAACACCTTGCATAAAAGCATAGGGAGATTGCgtggataaatgcaaaaatcacaCGGGAATAAAGTaatatttatacaaatcatAAGAGGTTACATGGATATTAAGATTTTATCATATGCGCTTTTAAAAATGCATTTGGTATAAACACCATAACTAATTGTGCATTTCGTTCATTTTCTGCTTTACATAAAACCACAAGGGGGTTATGTGGCCATTTTAAAACCTTAGAGGGGTCATTTGGAATTCTGTAAAATCACAGGGGGGTGATAAGTAATTTACCCAACTTTGAAAGCTCTGAGCTCATTGTGATATTACCTTTCAACATTTCTCTAGCATTAGCTGTGTTTGACTTTTCTGTGGTTGCGGTAAAAGAAAGAAGTTGTGTGAGAATGCTTACATGTAAAATCTTTAGCAGAATGGAAGCACATACACATCAGCAACTGAGTCAAAATTGATTGGTGTAACAattcattttcttgtttttcacATCGATAGACATTAAAATTGTCCTGTTAAGGGCATTTGGCTTCACATAAAATGCTAATTTTATAGATGAAGGAGGGCGTACATATAAGCTTACCCCCTTTACAACAAAATAAATCAAGCCAAGATTGCAACATCCCCAAATAGCCGTCTGCTGTCTTGAAAATGGAAAAGGGACCAGGAATTAACTTCTTTAGTTGATATGACATCTATCAGTCAGATTGATACTTGATGCTCTTCTATTTTACATGTGAGACTGGTGTTACATTCATCTTTCCCATGATTCTACAAGTATTTGGTTCTTGGGGGTGTCTTAGCTATACCTGCCAAACTGAAACCATCACTCTTTTGCTTAccaattttacaaattttatgtCTGACTTGTATATTTCATTCTTAATATTCTCAGGGCATTTGGACAAGGCATTATTGGTACGTAAAGTTTCACTCAACGATAGTTCCACATCATCCACATCTGTTATTCCACATGATATGGTTGAATAAGCATGAAGCATATTTAGTGTAACCTTAACTACCTAGAATTTTTGAGTTCAGTCTAGTTTATTCTATATAATTACATAGACCTGATTTTGCCAAAGAACCTCATGTATACATGTCTATGCCATAGCAATACTAGGCAAAACCATCTTCTTGATCATTTTGAGGTAATAAGGAAATATAGAGTAGTGTTGGACTGATATTCCCTATTAAAAGATGGAAATGATAAAGCTATTTTCACAAAGCCTTCCAGATTCAGCTATAGGGTTGCTATTCTTCCCCATGTTCCATGACAATTGCTAAAGCAGATAGATCATGCTgtgtccttttcttttcaatacATTAAGCAACTTTTTGGTGACCCGGTAAACATTTGTGAATTTCATTTTGAAAGTAGTTATACTATAGATGATGTGCTCTAGTCTATTATCTTGAACAATCAGGTACATCTAAAGAAAGTCATACGTCATGTTCCAATGATGTTTATAACTTTGGAAAGGTCCTGCTAGAGCTAGTTACAGGAAAGCTGGGTTTAAGTGCCACAGATGATTCCACCACCAATGGTTGGATGGCAAATGTACTGTCTTATATTCTCCCAGATAATGCTGAACTCATTATGAACATCATCGACTCATCTTTAGTCATGGCTAAGCATGTCTTGGCCCAAGTATGGGCAGTTTCTTTTATTGCTAAGGCGTGTCTCAGTCCTGAATCTTCTAAACGTCCCCAAATGGCTCAGATACTTTTGGCTTTAGAGCATATCAAATCATCAGGTTTCACTAGTAGAACCCCCAAGACTACTGGTAATAATGACTCAGTTGGAGTAGCTATGGAGATTGCAGAGACACTCTGGGGATCTAAACTTGAAGGTTGGTTTATGGATGTCATTAGTATTTTAAGAACGTGAAATGACAAATGCGAAAATAAAAGTATATCTTGCAGGAAGGACAGGGCCGGCAACTGCTTATACAGAAACTTTAGGAAGTGGTACTGCCTCAAGTAACCATGGAATCTCACAAGCTGGTGGCTCTGAGGAGACTTGTCCAAATGGAGGGATCTTTGCTCATCCCAGTCTAACTACTTTCTCTTATTCAGAACTTTTGGAAGCAACCAGACATTTTGGAAGTGACCTGGCGGTTAGAGAGGTTGAATTCGGGAGAGTATACCAAGCCTGGCTTCCAGACAAATCCTCGTCAAAGCATGGCAATGGATCTCTAGTTGCTGTCAGAAATATGTCATCTGAATATATGCAGCTATTAAAGGTAATGGAAACCAATCTTGTAAGTAGCAACTAACTCTAGATCTCTAAAGAAATCCATTCCTTTCAATTGGTATCTAATTTCCAAGCTTTGCCCGTTCCTATTGCAAATGTACTTTCTGCCTCGCACAACACAAGAACATATCCTCCTAAGCTCTCTGGAAATTTTTTGCTATTATTTCTATATGAGAAATTTATCATTGGCAAACTCAGTGGTAATTGAACTTTAATTCTCTTTTTGGTTGCTTATTGAAACTTTTCTGTGttgctttatatttttcttacacATTTTCTGGGCAGTCTCGTATACGCTCACTTGCTGTCAGAAACATGTCCTCTGAATACATGAAGCAGCTAGTAAAGGTAATGGAAACCAAACTTGTAAGTAGCAAGTCACTTTAGATCTCTAACAAAATCCATTCCTTATGAATTTGTATCTTGCTCCTTCCTATATTAATTGTACTTTCTACCTCGTACAACACAAGCACGTATCCACCTAAGTTCTCTGGAAATTTTTTGTTGTTATCTCCATATGCGAAATTTATCATTGGCAAACTCAGTGGTAATTGAACTTCAATATGCTTTTTGGTTACTTGTTCAAACTTTCCTGTGTtgctttaatattttcttttgcatcttcTGGGCAGTCTCGTATACACTCACTTGGAAAACTATCTCATCCTAACCTAGTCAAGTTCCTCGGATACTGTGAGGAGAAAGAGCTCTTTGTTGTCCACGAATTTATGCAAAATGGCAGCCTAGACAACCATCTCTTTGCAGGTGAGATTTGGATTATATTGTTCTAATAGGATCTCAGACAATCTAAGCATGATCTATCTTTATTGAAATAATCTTGATACTTGGATGTCTTTAGGGGGCTCTGATGTTCAGCCACTTTCCTGGGACACAAGACTTAACATTTTAATTGGAGCAGCTCGAGGCCTAGCATTCTTGCATGCAACAGAGAAGCAAGGTTTTCGTGAATATTTCGGTACCTCAGATATCTTGCTTGATGTTGTAAGTTGAGAAGCAAATTATTTGACCAATACAAGTTTGCTGCATGTGCAATCAAATAATATACATCCACCAGAGTTTATCAAACTActttagaaaatttaaaatgcATGCCACCTTTTATATATCTTCAGTAAAACTGCTGACAAATCATTTACTGATGCAATTCTCATCCATCTCAAATTTGGTATACGATCTTGTTTTCAGGATTACAATGCGAAGATATTGGGTGTTGGCCCTGCAAAGATAGCCCCCTATGAAGTACATCCTAATTTTTTCCGGAATAGAAGAGATGTTGATCCTCCTCCTGGGAATGTCTTTCCAGGTGCAGATGCAGGTAACTCATCCAGATTGATCTCTTGAGATTCCAGACTAGAGGTTTCGgatcttgtggcacaaaagcaCTACCAAAGGAAGTAAAGCTCCAGTAATAGCTTAATCAGAttccaaaaaatttattttctgacttaacaaaacaaaaaaaaagagtttataATGCGAATAATTGTCTCTCCCATGTAACAGGGCTTATGAATGTGAAAAGCGATGTGTATGATTTTGGTGTGGTATTGGTTGCAATGCTAACTGGTTTATCTACAAAGAACAGACATCGACTTAGTTGGGTGGAAATCCATCCAATCACATACTTTATGAGTTTCGAAAGAaacaaattgaagaaaattatggaTCCAAAGTTAGAAGGCAAATATCCTTTTAAACCTGCACAAAAATTGGCTTTTCTTGCTTCCATGTGTCTTCAACATGAACCGCAATTCAGGCCATCAATGAAAGAAGTTGTCGAGGAACTTGAATGTGTTGCAGCTGCTAAGGAGGAAGGAAATAGAAGAGCCCTGATAAAGCAGAAAGCACATCAACATATCCAGCAACTTTAGCAGTCTTGATAGTTCTAGGATTCTATCAATGCTTTGATGGAACCCAGCCGATAATAGCTTACTGTTGTTATCTCTCTTAAAAATTAACAGATCCTTTCGTATGTTTGTCCTGATTAGCTAACTGATGTCTTCTACAGCTTCCTGTTGCTTTGGCAATCTAAGCCTCATTTGTCTGTAAAAGGTAACAGTGATCAGAGCTTTATAGTCCTTTGATTAAGAATCAGCTTGAGGGGCCAAAATTTATTAACAGTTGCAAGTGATAATCACTGAAAACAATAAATGTACATGCTCACGCATCAAAACACTGGTACTGTAACTGTACATGGTTAACCATCAATCCATtatcaatcaactcccaaatgTCGTTTTTAAATATTTGGGCTTCAACTcttagcttgagaaaagatttACCCCATGTCAAAATTCAATAATTTTGTACTTTTAACAGCCTTCCAATTGAAGCTGAAGCTTTGCAACTCAAGAAAGTTGTGGCCACTCTAGGAAAGATTAACCGTaccatctattttttttttacaacaaaCGGAAGCAGTACTTTTATATATTAAAACTTGATAGTACAAGAGTTAGTTATAAAAAGGAGCAACTGCTCTCATATCTTTCCTTGCTATATCCATTAGCCATACTGAGAACTCAATGTCCCATTCTATGTCATGTACTAGTTTGATTGCATGTTGAACTAGTGCATAGCTACACATATTCCCTGCTCTATACACAAAAGAGAAGTCACCCTGTTCAAAACCTTCCTTCATCTCCTCAATATCCTCTAGGACTGTTGCAATGCTAATGTCTTGAACATTGCTTGCATTGATTTGGTTGACCACGGATTTGCAGTCTGATTGGACTTCTATCTTAGCCCATCCTGCATCTTTGGTCATCATAAGCACAGCTCTTACTGCCAGAGCTTCTTCCTCAATAGCTGTTCCATTCTTGTGTTCCATTATACCCCTTGCTTTCATTAGTTTTCCAGTCTAGTTCCTTGCTATGATTCCCTGTCCTATTCTTACAGATTGATTTGAGATGGCTGCATCTGTGGTTAACCCCTGGCTTTGGTGGTTCCCATCTCTCCTGTTGTTTCTGCTGTGTTGTTAATGTTTTGGCTTTTTCCTCTTCAGTTTCATTAGCCATTTCGAACTCCATCCATTCCTGTTGTGCCATTTGCACTATGTCTCTCTCTTCTGTCACTCTGTGCTCAAAGGTTCGTTTGTTTCTTGCCTTCCATAGCTGCCACAAAAGATTGACTGTGAGGTTAATTCAATCTCTTCCCTGAGCTTTTTCCTCTACTTGAATTAATATTTCCCACCACCTCCATATATTATCTCTTAGCTCTGTGGCCCTTTCCCATTTGACTGGTGCCATTTTCCATGTCATTTCTCCCATTGGACAGTGGAAAAACAAGTGCTCTACTGTCTCAGTTGCCTCCCCACAGCACTCACATATCTAATCTCCTTTACCTGTTCTCCTATAGATGACCTCTTTTATTGGCAAGCAGTTTTGTAGAACTTTCCACATGAAGTGTTTCAGTTTCACCTTCACATTCAGCTTCCAAAGTTTCTTCCAGACTCCGTGTTTTCTTATCTCCCAGCTTGTGTCCTCTCTCGCTTCCTTCCTCCTTCCATCACTATGTATGTCCTGCTTAGCAATTGCATAGCCAGATTTTACTGTATATGAGCTTGATTTGGAGTGTTTCCAGAACATCCTGTCTTTCCTCCTATATAGCCTCAGAGGGATGCTGGCTATTAACTCTGCCTCTTTTTGATTGAACAACTATTGTAGCTTTAGCTGATCCCACTTTCCTTCCATGATTATATCACTTACTCTCTGAAATCGGCAGTTCTTAGGTCTATTTGATGAGGGCAACTTCCTGTTATCCACTTATCTTTTCAAATCTCCACTGTGCTTCCATCTGCAATCCTCTTCCATAATCCATTAAATAACAGGTGTCTGGCATTGTGAATACTCTTCCAGGTCCAAGAAGCTGAGTTGGGGGGTTTCTTATTCATCCAGTGATCTCTCACGTACTTAGCTTTGATAATTCTGCTTACTAACAAATTTGGAGCTCTGATGAACCTCTAAATTTGTTTTGCAAGCAGGGCTGTATTAAGTGCTTCCAAGTCTCTAAAACCAAtccttcttttgcttttcacCTCTGTCAACTTCTTCCAACTGGCCCAATGCACTTTGTTCTGCTTTTCACCATTTTCCCACCAAAAGTTTCCTATTCTTGAGCTAATATCCTTACACAGGCTTTTAGGAAGTTTGAAGCAGGACGTTGTATAGTTTAGAATTGCCATGATAGCAGCTTTGATCCTTATTTTGCTCTTCACATACCCAAAAACTTGGTTCTTGGATTTTGCAGTTGCCATTGGTAATCCAAGGGATTTCCCACTTGTGGCTTCTTTCATGTTTTCCAGCACCTCACCAATCTTCTTTCTATCTTGGTTTAGTGTGTTCCTACTGAAATACATTGCTGACTTTTTAAAATTCACCACTTGCCCTGAAGCTTTCTCATATTGTTTGGGGATCTCTTTTACTGTCCTTGCTTCCTATTTAGTTGCTTTACAGCACACTAAAGAGTCATCTGCAAAAAAAGAGGTGTGAAATAACAGGACTATCTTTGCAGATTTTTATTCCTGTCAAGGATTTGTCATCCACAGCTTTCTTGAGTAATCCAGAAAGTCCTTCAGCACAGATAATAAATAAGGGGATAAAGGATCTCCCTGTCTTAGGCCTCTGCTAGGTAGAACATGTCCTACTTTGCCACCATTTAAGTTAAAAGAGTAAGAAACAGAACAAACATAGACCATGATCCACCTAACAAAGATGGGACAAATCCCATTTGCATCATCATTCTCCCAAGAAAAGTCCACTTAATTCTATCGCACGCCTTAGACCTGTCCAGTTTAACGGTCATGAATCCagttttgccttttcttttgtttttcaaaaggtGAAGAATTTCCTGAGCAATCAAAAAATTGTCAAGAATCTGTCTTCTTGGGATAAAGATTGTCAAGATTAACCGTACCATACCATCTATTGCCTTCAAAACTATGTGCCTTCTGGTTTCTTCTACAAAGACTAAAATTAAAGTTTTGCTCGAACAATTTGTCTTTTAAATTCACCCATTACCTCGGGCCTATTGTTATGATCAAATGATAATGTTAATGGATTCTGGAAGGCAAGAAGAACATATTTGTAATTGAGGGAGAAAAAGTAAGATAAAAGAACGTAAATGAAAAAGGGAAATTAACAAAACAGGAAACGGAACAGAAGAAAAACTTTCAAGAAagggaaaactatatataaaGAAAGCAAATTATAAGGGCCATCTGTGGATGTTAGCCTAGGCTAAAAAGTAACAAAATTAGATAGCATTAGATTACTGTTTCTGCCCTGTcaggttctttttcttttgaatattttgtgCTTTGGAACTGCAGAGGAGGTAGCAAAGAGGGAATGCAGGTAATGAGTTTGGCGCCATCAAGTAGGTTCTTGGCAGATCAGAATATCAAAATCCAGAATAACCATAAGCCAGAATTGCTTCTGATCCCGG
Protein-coding regions in this window:
- the LOC113714870 gene encoding uncharacterized protein isoform X2, which produces MARSYDNWERLVTATLRREDLRLTAQRTPSDLSLASLSPFSSFNLASSSRQVSSFNLSRLLVGESFSYNQILQVTDYLSASNLIKHGNSGDLFYGVLKRRIGVLKRGTQVIVKKIDLSSVTKESRFIAELQVLGEVSHHHRFIPLIGHCLENEKKFLVYKNMAIKDLSTSLPRKIDSGNLRQLPLMDWITRLKMATEVAEGLCYLHQCVPPLVHSNIQASSIHLDDKFEVRLSLFEVFAEENNMRQNGISRAFGQGIIGTSKESHTSCSNDVYNFGKVLLELVTGKLGLSATDDSTTNGWMANVLSYILPDNAELIMNIIDSSLVMAKHVLAQVWAVSFIAKACLSPESSKRPQMAQILLALEHIKSSGFTSRTPKTTGNNDSVGVAMEIAETLWGSKLEGRTGPATAYTETLGSGTASSNHGISQAGGSEETCPNGGIFAHPSLTTFSYSELLEATRHFGSDLAVREVEFGRVYQAWLPDKSSSKHGNGSLVAVRNMSSEYMQLLKSRIRSLAVRNMSSEYMKQLVKSRIHSLGKLSHPNLVKFLGYCEEKELFVVHEFMQNGSLDNHLFAGGSDVQPLSWDTRLNILIGAARGLAFLHATEKQGFREYFGTSDILLDVDYNAKILGVGPAKIAPYEVHPNFFRNRRDVDPPPGNVFPGADAGLMNVKSDVYDFGVVLVAMLTGLSTKNRHRLSWVEIHPITYFMSFERNKLKKIMDPKLEGKYPFKPAQKLAFLASMCLQHEPQFRPSMKEVVEELECVAAAKEEGNRRALIKQKAHQHIQQL
- the LOC113714870 gene encoding uncharacterized protein isoform X1, with the translated sequence MARSYDNWERLVTATLRREDLRLTAQRTPSDLSLASLSPFSSFNLASSSRQVSSFNLSRLLVGESFSYNQILQVTDYLSASNLIKHGNSGDLFYGVLKRRIGVLKRGTQVIVKKIDLSSVTKESRFIAELQVLGEVSHHHRFIPLIGHCLENEKKFLVYKNMAIKDLSTSLPRKIDSGNLRQLPLMDWITRLKMATEVAEGLCYLHQCVPPLVHSNIQASSIHLDDKFEVRLSLFEVFAEENNMRQNGISRAFGQGIIGTSKESHTSCSNDVYNFGKVLLELVTGKLGLSATDDSTTNGWMANVLSYILPDNAELIMNIIDSSLVMAKHVLAQVWAVSFIAKACLSPESSKRPQMAQILLALEHIKSSGFTSRTPKTTGNNDSVGVAMEIAETLWGSKLEGRTGPATAYTETLGSGTASSNHGISQAGGSEETCPNGGIFAHPSLTTFSYSELLEATRHFGSDLAVREVEFGRVYQAWLPDKSSSKHGNGSLVAVRNMSSEYMQLLKSRIRSLAVRNMSSEYMKQLVKVMETKLSRIHSLGKLSHPNLVKFLGYCEEKELFVVHEFMQNGSLDNHLFAGGSDVQPLSWDTRLNILIGAARGLAFLHATEKQGFREYFGTSDILLDVDYNAKILGVGPAKIAPYEVHPNFFRNRRDVDPPPGNVFPGADAGLMNVKSDVYDFGVVLVAMLTGLSTKNRHRLSWVEIHPITYFMSFERNKLKKIMDPKLEGKYPFKPAQKLAFLASMCLQHEPQFRPSMKEVVEELECVAAAKEEGNRRALIKQKAHQHIQQL
- the LOC140015989 gene encoding uncharacterized mitochondrial protein AtMg00310-like, encoding MYFSRNTLNQDRKKIGEVLENMKEATSGKSLGLPMATAKSKNQVFGYVKSKIRIKAAIMAILNYTTSCFKLPKSLCKDISSRIGNFWWENGEKQNKVHWASWKKLTEVKSKRRIGFRDLEALNTALLAKQI
- the LOC140015988 gene encoding uncharacterized protein translates to MEHKNGTAIEEEALAVRAVLMMTKDAGWAKIEVQSDCKSVVNQINASNVQDISIATVLEDIEEMKEGFEQGDFSFVYRAGNMCSYALVQHAIKLVHDIEWDIEFSVWLMDIARKDMRAVAPFYN